From Salvia splendens isolate huo1 chromosome 16, SspV2, whole genome shotgun sequence, a single genomic window includes:
- the LOC121770171 gene encoding ABC transporter G family member 7-like, whose translation MSYLYFLGCLVQVAAINTAMAALSKTVGVFPKERVIVDRERAKGSYLLGPYLLSKLLAEIPVGAAFPLLFGTVLYPMTRVHPTLSRFGKFCGIVTTESFAASAMGLTVGAMVPTTEAALAVGPSFMTLFIVFGGYYINAENTPIIFRWIPRVSLIIRW comes from the exons ATGTCATACCTGTACTTCTTGGGATGTCTAGTTCAGGTTGCGGCTATAAATACTGCAATGGCTGCACTATCAAAGACAGTCGGCGTATTTCCTAAGGAACGTGTGATTGTTGATAGAGAAAGAGCGAAAGGATCCTATTTGTTAGGGCCATATTTACTGTCAAAATTATTAGCTGAGATCCCTGTTGGAGCAGCATTCCCGTTGCTCTTTGGTACCGTTTTATACCCCATGACCCGTGTTCATCCAACATTGTCAAG ATTTGGGAAGTTCTGTGGAATAGTAACCACTGAATCCTTTGCTGCATCTGCGATGGGCCTCACCGTTGGCGCTATGGTTCCTACCACTGAAGCAGCTCTGGCAGTAGGACCATCTTTTATGACTTTATTCATTGTATTTGGAGGCTACTACATCAATGCAGAGAACACGCCAATCATCTTCCGCTGGATCCCTCGTGTTTCTCTCATCATCAGATGGTAG
- the LOC121770947 gene encoding protein CRABS CLAW-like — MDLAQPASEHVCYVRCTFCNTVLAVGIPCKRLLDTLTVKCGHCSNLSFLSTKPQSQGHCYDHQTSLHYQAFCNEFKKGQSASSSSSTSSEPSSPKAPFVVKPPEKKHRLPSAYNRFMKEEIQRIKAANPEIPHREAFSAAAKNWARYIPNTPQMNASTSTNKA, encoded by the exons ATGGATTTGGCTCAACCTGCCTCCGAGCACGTTTGCTACGTCCGCTGCACCTTCTGCAACACCGTTCTCGCG gttGGGATCCCATGCAAGAGACTGTTGGACACTCTGACAGTGAAATGTGGGCATTGCAGCAATCTCTCGTTTCTTAGCACAAAACCTCAATCCCAAGGACACTGCTATGATCATCAAACAAGTCTTCATTATCAG GCTTTCTGCAATGAATTCAAGAAGGGGCAGTCTGCATCATCGTCTTCATCCACTTCCAGCGAGCCCTCCTCGCCTAAAGCTCCATTTGTGGTCAAAC CTCCTGAGAAGAAGCATAGGCTTCCATCTGCCTACAACCGGTTCATGAA AGAAGAGATACAGCGCATCAAAGCGGCAAATCCAGAGATACCACATAGAGAGGCTTTCAGTGCAGCTGCAAAAAAT TGGGCTAGGTACATTCCGAACACTCCACAGATGAATGCTTCCACCAGCACTAACAAG GCTTGA